In one window of Tellurirhabdus rosea DNA:
- a CDS encoding 3-hydroxyacyl-CoA dehydrogenase NAD-binding domain-containing protein → MINYTVEDTIALISWNMSSAPMNVLNDDSIPAFEEALNRAYADETVKGLIITSEKPEFVAGADLKMILRNNDKEPGDMLKVSAELNRVFRVMETCGKPVVAAINGTALGGGYEICLACHYRVALDNPKAVIGLPEVTVGLLPGGGGTQRLPRMLGMEAALPLLVEGKKVSPKEALTLGLVNEVAATREEMLEKARAWIAANSSPLQPWDERDRKTGRIVGKDNFKVPGGAVHSPVGARIFSGGTAMLMDKTKGNYPAPLEIMSCVYEGLQVNIDRALVIEARHFVKVATSKVAANLIRTMFLGLNEANKGASRPKGIDKTDVRKLGILGAGMMGAGIAYVSALAGIEVVLKDVSVEAAEKGKDYSRNLIKKGIERGKTTAEKGEALLSLITVTDRTDDLRGCDLIIEAVFENRDLKAQVTREAEPILAENGVFGSNTSTLPITGLAGASAKPENFIGIHFFSPVDKMQLVEIIVGRQTSDYALAVAVDYVRKIRKTPIVVNDSRGFYTSRCFGVYSSEGMELLEDGVSPVLIENAGRDAGMPVGPLAVTDEVALDLVYKIAAQSIKDGALTEDDTSYQVSKKFVELGRVGKKGKAGFYEYPEDGSKKFIWPGLKEHFPLTEQQPPIEEVKKRLLYRQALETVRCLEEGVIRTKLDADIGSILAWGFPAYTGGTLSFVDFVGTETFVRECDRLADAYGERFRPTAKLREMAERGEGFFTAPRKTAEAL, encoded by the coding sequence ATGATCAACTACACCGTCGAAGATACCATCGCGCTCATCAGCTGGAACATGAGCAGCGCCCCCATGAACGTCCTCAACGACGACTCCATTCCAGCCTTCGAGGAGGCTCTGAACCGGGCTTATGCCGACGAAACGGTGAAAGGACTCATCATTACGTCTGAAAAACCGGAATTCGTCGCCGGGGCGGACCTGAAGATGATTCTGCGCAACAACGACAAAGAGCCCGGCGACATGCTGAAAGTCTCGGCCGAACTGAACCGGGTTTTCCGGGTTATGGAGACCTGCGGCAAGCCCGTCGTGGCAGCTATCAACGGCACAGCGCTGGGTGGCGGCTACGAAATCTGCCTCGCCTGCCATTACCGCGTCGCGCTCGACAATCCCAAAGCCGTTATCGGCCTGCCCGAGGTAACCGTAGGTCTTTTGCCCGGTGGAGGCGGTACACAGCGACTGCCCCGCATGCTGGGCATGGAAGCCGCCCTGCCGCTGCTGGTGGAAGGAAAAAAAGTGTCACCCAAAGAAGCCCTCACTCTTGGCCTGGTCAACGAAGTCGCCGCGACCCGCGAGGAAATGCTCGAAAAGGCCCGAGCGTGGATTGCCGCCAACTCCAGCCCGCTGCAGCCCTGGGACGAACGCGACCGGAAAACGGGCCGCATTGTCGGAAAAGATAATTTCAAAGTGCCCGGCGGAGCGGTCCACAGCCCCGTCGGAGCCCGGATTTTCAGCGGAGGTACGGCCATGCTGATGGACAAAACCAAGGGCAACTACCCCGCCCCGCTCGAAATTATGAGCTGCGTCTACGAAGGTCTGCAGGTCAACATCGACCGGGCGCTGGTCATCGAAGCGCGGCATTTTGTGAAAGTAGCCACCTCAAAAGTCGCGGCCAACCTCATCCGAACGATGTTCCTCGGTCTGAATGAAGCCAACAAGGGCGCTTCACGACCCAAAGGCATCGACAAAACGGACGTCCGAAAACTCGGCATTCTCGGCGCGGGCATGATGGGCGCGGGCATCGCCTACGTCTCGGCTCTGGCGGGTATCGAGGTGGTTTTAAAAGACGTATCCGTCGAAGCGGCCGAAAAAGGCAAAGACTATTCCCGGAACCTGATCAAAAAGGGCATCGAACGCGGCAAGACAACCGCCGAAAAAGGCGAGGCGCTGCTGTCGCTCATCACCGTCACCGACCGGACCGACGACCTGCGGGGCTGCGACCTCATCATTGAAGCCGTCTTCGAAAACCGCGACCTGAAAGCGCAGGTTACCCGCGAGGCCGAACCGATACTGGCCGAAAATGGCGTTTTCGGGTCCAATACCTCCACCCTGCCCATCACCGGCCTGGCCGGAGCGTCGGCGAAACCGGAAAACTTTATCGGCATTCACTTCTTCTCCCCGGTCGATAAAATGCAGCTCGTGGAAATCATCGTGGGCCGGCAGACGTCGGACTATGCACTGGCTGTCGCCGTGGATTACGTGCGGAAAATCCGGAAAACGCCCATCGTGGTCAACGATTCGCGCGGTTTTTACACTTCCCGCTGCTTTGGAGTGTATTCGTCTGAGGGCATGGAACTGCTGGAAGACGGCGTGAGCCCCGTGCTGATCGAAAACGCGGGCCGCGACGCAGGCATGCCCGTCGGGCCGCTGGCCGTGACGGATGAGGTGGCGCTGGATCTGGTGTACAAAATCGCCGCTCAGAGCATCAAAGACGGGGCGCTGACCGAAGACGACACGAGCTACCAGGTCAGCAAGAAGTTCGTCGAACTGGGCCGGGTGGGCAAAAAAGGCAAAGCGGGCTTTTATGAATATCCCGAAGATGGTTCCAAAAAATTCATCTGGCCGGGACTGAAAGAGCATTTCCCGCTCACCGAACAGCAGCCCCCGATCGAGGAAGTCAAGAAACGGCTGCTTTACCGGCAGGCCCTCGAAACGGTCCGCTGCCTGGAAGAAGGCGTCATTCGCACCAAGCTGGATGCCGACATCGGGTCGATTCTGGCCTGGGGTTTTCCGGCCTACACGGGCGGCACGCTGTCGTTTGTGGATTTTGTCGGAACTGAAACGTTTGTCCGCGAATGCGACCGGCTGGCCGACGCCTACGGCGAGCGTTTCCGCCCCACGGCGAAGCTGCGCGAAATGGCGGAGCGGGGCGAAGGGTTCTTTACGGCTCCACGGAAGACCGCAGAAGCGCTTTAA
- a CDS encoding acetyl-CoA C-acetyltransferase, which yields MADAFIYDAVRTPRGRGKSDGSLHDVQPVQLLTSVLRELKNRNQLDTSLIDDVIMGCVTPVGEQGADIARTAVMEAGYAETVAGVQLNRFCSSGLEAINMAAAYVMSGQVDAIVAGGVESMSRVPMGSDGGALFMNPQIVARHHIVPQGISADLIATKYGYSRQDVDSFAAESYRRAEEAQRESRFGRSLVPLKDEIGLPVLDRDEGVRPGTTAESLSKLKPSFEAMGGFGLDALALLKYAGLDRINHVHHAGNSSQIVDGSAGVLIGSKEFGEKAGLKPRARIKAFAIIGSEPTIMLTGPIPATQKVLRKAGMTVSDIDLFEVNEAFAVVPLLFMDEMGVDHSQVNVNGGAIALGHPLGATGAIISATLLDELERSDKEIGLSTLCIGGGMGIATIFERL from the coding sequence ATGGCCGATGCCTTTATTTATGATGCCGTCCGTACGCCCCGGGGAAGGGGCAAAAGTGACGGCTCGCTGCACGATGTTCAGCCAGTCCAACTGCTGACGTCGGTACTGCGGGAATTAAAAAACCGCAATCAGCTGGATACTTCGCTCATCGACGACGTCATCATGGGCTGCGTGACGCCCGTAGGCGAACAGGGTGCCGACATTGCCCGCACCGCCGTCATGGAAGCGGGTTATGCCGAAACCGTCGCCGGGGTACAGCTCAACCGCTTCTGCTCGTCGGGTCTGGAGGCCATCAACATGGCGGCCGCCTACGTGATGTCGGGGCAGGTAGACGCCATCGTGGCGGGCGGCGTGGAGTCCATGTCGCGGGTGCCGATGGGCAGCGACGGCGGGGCCTTGTTCATGAATCCGCAGATTGTCGCCCGGCATCACATCGTACCGCAGGGCATTTCCGCCGACCTGATCGCCACCAAATATGGCTACAGCCGCCAGGATGTGGACAGTTTTGCCGCCGAATCGTACCGCCGGGCCGAAGAAGCGCAGCGCGAAAGCCGGTTCGGCCGCAGTCTGGTGCCGCTCAAAGACGAAATCGGCCTGCCGGTGCTGGACCGCGACGAAGGTGTTCGGCCGGGCACGACGGCCGAAAGCCTTTCCAAGCTAAAGCCGTCCTTTGAAGCGATGGGCGGCTTCGGGCTGGATGCGCTCGCGTTGCTGAAATACGCCGGACTGGACCGCATCAACCACGTGCACCACGCGGGCAACTCGTCCCAGATCGTGGACGGCTCGGCCGGGGTGCTCATCGGCAGTAAGGAATTTGGCGAAAAAGCCGGTTTGAAGCCCCGCGCCCGCATCAAGGCGTTTGCCATCATCGGCTCCGAACCGACCATCATGCTCACCGGTCCCATTCCGGCCACGCAGAAAGTGCTCCGCAAGGCCGGAATGACCGTCAGCGACATTGATTTGTTCGAAGTAAACGAAGCCTTTGCCGTCGTGCCGCTGCTATTTATGGACGAAATGGGCGTCGATCATTCCCAGGTGAACGTCAACGGCGGGGCCATCGCTCTGGGCCACCCGCTTGGCGCAACGGGCGCCATCATTTCCGCTACGCTGCTCGACGAACTCGAACGTTCTGACAAAGAAATCGGCCTTTCCACGCTCTGCATCGGCGGCGGCATGGGCATCGCCACCATTTTCGAACGCCTGTAA
- a CDS encoding class I SAM-dependent methyltransferase: MISKATDLFKRKVLRLDRDRWNYQYTAGQWAGLAALDELSRFSVIVGYAQHLKPGGKILELGAGEGVLQQRFNPAKYSLYVATDVSDVAIANAKQFEDEKTVYEVGDINTYEPKNLFDVVIVNEAIYYGGTVQKVLDRYARCLKPDGIFIISINHDKGKNAIWHQQMDAATFRRLDRTVVTTSKNTFVITVLENVSVSDAPKTDGVVEEALSVSYKL; this comes from the coding sequence ATGATTTCCAAAGCTACTGACCTTTTCAAACGCAAAGTTCTTCGCCTTGACCGCGACCGCTGGAACTACCAGTACACCGCCGGTCAATGGGCAGGTCTGGCCGCTCTTGATGAGCTTTCGCGCTTTAGCGTCATCGTTGGATATGCCCAGCACCTGAAGCCGGGCGGCAAAATTCTGGAACTGGGGGCCGGCGAGGGCGTCCTGCAGCAACGCTTCAACCCCGCCAAATACAGCCTGTACGTGGCTACCGACGTATCGGACGTTGCCATCGCCAATGCCAAACAGTTTGAAGACGAAAAAACGGTCTACGAAGTCGGCGACATCAACACCTACGAGCCCAAAAACCTGTTCGACGTGGTGATCGTCAACGAAGCTATCTACTACGGCGGGACGGTGCAGAAAGTGCTGGACCGCTACGCCCGATGCCTCAAACCGGACGGCATTTTCATCATCAGCATCAACCACGACAAAGGCAAAAACGCCATCTGGCACCAGCAAATGGATGCCGCGACGTTCCGCCGGCTCGACCGGACGGTAGTTACCACCTCCAAGAACACCTTTGTCATTACCGTTCTCGAAAACGTAAGTGTCTCCGACGCGCCCAAAACGGACGGCGTCGTGGAAGAAGCCCTCTCCGTTTCTTACAAGCTGTAA
- a CDS encoding polysaccharide biosynthesis protein has protein sequence MEDLLGPGTTQPLDQEVGRQLRMQAILVTGAAGSIGSELVHQLLLLQPRLLILVDQAESGLFELILRLQTRHPALCNHTALIPKLADVACSARMEDLFRQYHPEYVFHAAAYKHVPLMEAHPAEAIRVNVLGTVVTADLALRYQSRKFMLVSTDKAVNPSSVMGATKRLAEMYIQSLNPAGADAARCRFMAARFGNVLGSSGSVVRVFAEQIRAGGPVTVKHPEASRYFMTIPEACQLMLEGIVMGQGGEVFMFDMGEPLLIIDLARKMIQKAGLRPQRDIAITFTGLRPGEKLHEELTYRNESLRSTHHPKIKIARALPVRAGELHAGLSCLPDLTGGGKNTQFLTWLSENVPEYVRREKVPLL, from the coding sequence TTGGAAGACTTACTCGGACCGGGCACTACGCAGCCGCTCGATCAGGAAGTGGGAAGGCAACTGCGGATGCAGGCCATTCTGGTCACGGGAGCGGCCGGGTCGATTGGGAGCGAACTCGTCCATCAGCTTCTGCTTTTACAGCCCCGTCTCCTTATTCTCGTCGATCAGGCCGAGTCGGGTCTGTTTGAACTGATTCTGCGCCTGCAGACCCGGCACCCGGCTTTGTGCAACCACACCGCGCTCATTCCCAAACTGGCGGACGTGGCCTGTAGCGCCCGGATGGAAGACCTTTTCCGGCAATACCACCCCGAGTATGTCTTCCACGCGGCGGCCTACAAACATGTTCCGCTGATGGAAGCGCATCCGGCCGAAGCAATCCGGGTCAATGTACTCGGAACGGTCGTTACGGCGGACCTGGCGCTCCGGTATCAGAGCCGCAAGTTTATGCTGGTTTCGACGGATAAGGCCGTCAATCCGAGCAGCGTGATGGGTGCGACGAAGCGGCTGGCCGAGATGTACATCCAGAGTCTGAACCCGGCCGGGGCCGACGCCGCCCGTTGCCGGTTTATGGCAGCCCGGTTCGGCAACGTCCTCGGCTCCAGCGGCTCGGTAGTTCGGGTGTTTGCCGAGCAAATCCGGGCGGGCGGCCCCGTCACGGTCAAACATCCGGAGGCCAGCCGCTATTTCATGACCATTCCGGAAGCCTGTCAGCTTATGCTGGAGGGGATCGTCATGGGTCAGGGCGGCGAGGTCTTTATGTTCGACATGGGCGAGCCGCTGTTAATCATCGACTTAGCCCGGAAGATGATCCAGAAGGCCGGGTTAAGGCCGCAACGCGACATCGCCATTACCTTCACCGGCCTGCGCCCGGGCGAGAAACTGCACGAAGAACTGACTTACCGAAACGAATCCTTACGGAGCACCCACCACCCTAAAATCAAGATAGCCAGAGCCTTACCAGTTCGGGCTGGTGAACTTCATGCGGGCCTGAGCTGCCTGCCCGACCTGACCGGCGGCGGGAAAAATACTCAGTTTCTGACATGGCTTTCGGAGAACGTTCCTGAATACGTCCGGCGGGAAAAAGTGCCTTTGCTCTAA
- a CDS encoding TIGR01777 family oxidoreductase — translation MSETVLITGGTGVIGRRLTQLLLQQGFQVSYLSRSSKPVPNVRVFPWDVHRGTIDPSAVTTADYIIHLAGAGIADGRWTDERKQEIIDSRTQSTLLLARTMLETGHRPKSFVSSSAIGFYGGDTGDRILTESSPAGTDFMGLVTQAWEESVEAVSALGIRTVKLRTGVVLTMDGGALPKLVQPVRLGAGAPLGSGKQYVSWIHADDLCRMYIQAMTDPSWTGVYNAVAAKPVTNAELTRQIAKVLDKPLFLPNVPAFSLRLLFGEMAVVVLGSSRVLNQRIQQQTGFVYSFQTLKSALQAALT, via the coding sequence ATGTCCGAAACTGTACTGATTACCGGCGGCACCGGCGTTATCGGCCGCCGCCTCACCCAACTGCTTCTTCAGCAGGGCTTTCAGGTTTCTTACCTCAGTCGTTCCTCAAAACCCGTTCCAAACGTCCGCGTTTTTCCCTGGGATGTCCACCGGGGTACGATTGACCCGTCCGCCGTTACCACCGCCGACTACATCATCCACCTTGCCGGAGCCGGCATCGCCGATGGCCGCTGGACCGACGAGCGCAAGCAGGAAATCATCGACAGCCGCACACAAAGCACCCTTCTGCTGGCCAGAACGATGCTCGAAACGGGTCACCGGCCCAAATCTTTTGTTTCCTCCTCGGCCATCGGCTTTTACGGCGGCGATACCGGCGACCGCATCCTGACCGAATCCAGCCCGGCCGGAACCGATTTTATGGGCCTTGTCACGCAGGCGTGGGAAGAGTCCGTGGAGGCCGTAAGCGCCCTGGGAATCCGCACGGTGAAGCTTCGTACCGGGGTCGTGCTCACTATGGACGGCGGGGCCCTGCCCAAACTCGTACAGCCCGTCAGACTGGGCGCCGGGGCACCGCTCGGTTCGGGGAAGCAGTATGTTTCCTGGATTCATGCCGACGACCTCTGCCGGATGTACATTCAGGCCATGACGGACCCTTCGTGGACCGGGGTTTACAACGCCGTTGCGGCCAAACCCGTTACCAATGCGGAACTTACACGTCAAATAGCTAAGGTCCTCGACAAACCGCTCTTTCTTCCGAATGTCCCGGCTTTTTCCCTCAGGCTGCTGTTCGGCGAAATGGCCGTGGTGGTTCTGGGAAGCAGTCGGGTGCTCAATCAGCGCATTCAACAGCAGACCGGCTTTGTCTATTCGTTCCAGACGCTGAAATCCGCTCTGCAGGCTGCCCTGACCTGA
- a CDS encoding glycoside hydrolase family 9 protein yields the protein MKKFLLVVVLAILSFAFIPTEEETAWIRINQLGYRPAGLKVAVWGSKTADTLTRFQLLEATSGKVAFDGPVSEPYGAYGPFRQTYRFNFSSHTKPGKYYLQAGGVRSPEFTIAENVYDGTADFCLRYMRQQRSGYNPFLKDSCHTHDGYTMYGPMPDSTHIDVSGGWHDASDYLQYVPTSANATYHLLAAFRDFPKAFGDKHLANGLSGPNGLADVLDEARWGLDWLLKMHPTDEWMFNQLGDDRDHASLRLPKEDELYGKGFERPVYFATGQPQGLFKHKNRATGVASTAGKFSSAFALGYQLFRSRNVFYAEQLWRRSQSAYTLGLQKPGNCQTAPGKAPYFYEEDNYVDDMELAAAELFNAARIRGRKAADYLNSSYAYALIEPVTPWIGADTARHYQWYPFINLGHYELAKKLDPARKKHIVAYYKEGIEKVWSRAKGNAFFRGVPFIWCSNNLTTSFAIQCYWYRKLTGDNTYIGLEQACFDWIFGCNPWGTSFVYGLPAGGDTPADPHSAFTRIGKFPVDGGLVDGPVYGSIFKNLIGLKLYEPDEYAAFQSDLVVYHDDFGDYSTNEPTMDGTASLVYLLAARQSDTRPGVAPAPAKPVAKPKVQPKKRSSKSKSRGRSSSSKKRRRR from the coding sequence ATGAAGAAATTTTTGCTGGTGGTCGTTCTGGCCATTCTGTCATTTGCGTTCATACCCACCGAAGAAGAAACTGCCTGGATTCGCATCAACCAGCTTGGCTACCGCCCGGCGGGTCTGAAAGTGGCCGTCTGGGGCAGCAAAACGGCCGATACGCTCACCCGCTTCCAACTCCTGGAAGCCACGTCGGGCAAGGTGGCCTTCGACGGTCCGGTGAGTGAACCGTACGGGGCTTACGGGCCGTTTCGGCAGACCTACCGGTTCAATTTTTCGTCCCATACCAAACCGGGCAAATATTACCTGCAGGCGGGCGGCGTCCGCTCCCCGGAGTTTACCATTGCCGAAAACGTTTATGATGGAACGGCCGATTTCTGTCTGCGGTACATGCGGCAGCAGCGCAGCGGCTACAATCCGTTCCTGAAAGATTCCTGCCATACGCACGACGGCTACACCATGTACGGCCCCATGCCCGATAGCACGCACATCGACGTGTCGGGGGGCTGGCACGATGCCTCCGATTATCTCCAGTACGTTCCGACGTCCGCCAACGCCACGTATCACCTGCTGGCCGCTTTCCGGGATTTTCCGAAAGCTTTCGGCGACAAACACCTGGCCAACGGGCTGAGCGGCCCCAACGGCCTCGCCGATGTGCTGGACGAAGCCCGGTGGGGCCTCGACTGGCTCCTGAAAATGCACCCGACCGACGAATGGATGTTCAACCAGCTCGGCGACGACCGCGACCACGCCAGTCTGCGTTTGCCGAAGGAAGATGAACTGTACGGAAAAGGATTCGAGCGGCCCGTTTACTTTGCCACGGGGCAGCCGCAGGGACTGTTCAAACACAAGAACCGGGCAACGGGCGTAGCCTCCACGGCCGGGAAGTTCAGCAGTGCCTTTGCGCTTGGTTATCAGTTGTTTCGTTCGCGGAACGTTTTTTATGCGGAACAACTCTGGCGGCGGTCGCAGTCGGCCTACACGCTGGGGCTTCAGAAACCCGGCAACTGCCAGACGGCTCCCGGCAAAGCGCCGTATTTCTACGAAGAAGACAATTACGTGGACGACATGGAGCTGGCGGCGGCGGAGCTGTTCAACGCGGCCCGGATTCGTGGCCGGAAGGCGGCGGACTACCTGAATTCGTCCTACGCCTACGCCCTCATTGAGCCCGTTACGCCCTGGATTGGTGCCGACACGGCCCGGCATTACCAGTGGTATCCGTTTATCAATCTCGGGCATTACGAACTGGCGAAAAAGCTGGACCCCGCCCGCAAAAAGCACATCGTCGCCTACTACAAAGAAGGCATTGAGAAGGTCTGGAGCCGGGCCAAAGGCAACGCTTTCTTCCGCGGCGTGCCCTTCATCTGGTGCAGCAACAACCTGACGACCTCGTTTGCCATTCAATGCTACTGGTACCGGAAGCTGACCGGCGACAACACCTACATCGGCCTCGAACAGGCCTGTTTCGACTGGATTTTTGGCTGTAATCCGTGGGGAACGAGCTTCGTCTACGGGCTGCCTGCCGGGGGCGATACGCCTGCCGACCCGCATTCCGCCTTTACCCGCATCGGCAAATTTCCCGTCGACGGCGGGCTGGTCGACGGTCCGGTGTACGGCAGCATCTTCAAAAACCTGATCGGGCTGAAGCTCTACGAGCCGGATGAATACGCCGCTTTTCAGAGCGATCTGGTGGTTTATCACGATGATTTTGGCGATTACAGCACCAACGAGCCGACGATGGACGGCACCGCTTCGCTCGTCTATCTGCTGGCGGCGCGGCAATCAGACACGCGGCCGGGGGTGGCACCGGCCCCGGCCAAACCGGTGGCCAAGCCGAAGGTTCAGCCGAAAAAACGGTCCTCGAAAAGCAAGTCACGCGGGCGGTCGTCCAGTTCAAAAAAACGTCGTCGCCGATAA
- a CDS encoding polysaccharide deacetylase family protein → MPAVLLLVFGLMLLPLLPDQLPLKDAREEAEVAHAAKNFWRNKNQWFRGAIIRGDTSRRQIALVFTGDEAADGGETIRQTLKTHGVKASFFLTGRFYRNQAFAPIIQQLKADGHYLGAHSDDHLLYCDWTKRDSLLISKETFRQDLSRNYAEMKRFGVQKKDARYFLPPYEWYNDTIAAWTKAENLQLINYTPGTLSHADYTTPEARNYRPSRVILQSIYEYENRRGLNGFLLLMHIGTDPRRTDKLYSHLDELLLYLEKKNYRLRRVDELL, encoded by the coding sequence ATGCCCGCAGTTTTGTTGCTTGTGTTCGGTTTGATGCTGTTGCCGCTCCTGCCGGACCAGCTACCTCTGAAAGATGCACGAGAAGAAGCCGAAGTTGCACATGCCGCCAAAAATTTCTGGAGAAATAAGAACCAGTGGTTTCGGGGAGCCATTATCCGCGGCGATACCAGCCGGCGTCAGATTGCCCTTGTTTTTACCGGTGATGAAGCCGCCGATGGCGGCGAAACGATTCGGCAGACGCTCAAAACGCATGGCGTGAAAGCCTCGTTTTTCCTGACCGGCCGTTTTTACCGGAATCAGGCCTTCGCCCCCATCATCCAACAGTTGAAAGCGGACGGCCACTACCTGGGCGCTCACTCGGACGACCACCTGCTTTACTGCGACTGGACAAAACGCGACAGTCTGTTGATTTCGAAAGAAACGTTTCGTCAGGATTTAAGCCGAAATTACGCCGAAATGAAGCGATTTGGGGTTCAGAAGAAGGACGCCCGCTATTTTCTGCCTCCCTACGAATGGTACAACGACACCATCGCCGCCTGGACGAAGGCCGAAAACCTGCAGCTCATCAATTACACGCCCGGTACGCTTTCCCATGCCGACTACACCACGCCGGAAGCCCGGAACTACCGCCCGAGCCGCGTTATTCTGCAATCTATTTACGAGTACGAAAACCGTCGCGGTCTGAACGGCTTCCTGCTCTTGATGCACATCGGCACCGACCCGCGCCGAACGGATAAGTTATACAGTCACTTAGATGAACTGCTGCTTTATTTAGAGAAAAAAAACTACCGGCTGCGGCGGGTGGATGAGTTGTTATAA
- a CDS encoding GMC oxidoreductase, with protein MYLNGDARAQMTYDAIVVGSGISGGWAAKELCEQGLRTLVLERGRMVKHVEDYPTAMLNPWDLPHRNKLSPEFREANPVATKCYALDEATRHFFTPDADQPYVQEKPFDWIRAYQVGGKSLLWARQTQRWSRFEFENPARDGYAEWPIGYQDIAPWYSHVEKFVGISGNKDGLETLPDGEFLPPWQMNCVEKEIAQRIRATYPDRYPIIGRCAHLTKPQAVHLQQGRGQCQARHLCYRGCPFGGYFSSNSATLPWAAKTGKLTIRPDSVVHSIIYDEQKGRATGVRILDAKTKQMQEYYARIIFVNAACLNTNLILLNSTSKRFPNGLGNDNGLLGRYVGFHNYRGNVGAIYEGHEDKHYYGRRPTQVFLPNFRNVHKQDAEFIGSYMSYFGAARKSWQSNAAKEGFGAEWKDSISRPSGPWSVFMGMQGETLPKYDNHVRLNVDQKDPYGLPTLVTSIGYDDNDLKQMKDFITQASEMLEKAGCKNIHSYDDKRNPGLDIHEMGGVRMGKDPKTSLLNQWNQLHHCKNVFVTDGAAMTSMGNQNPSITFMALTARAADFAVKEMKKKNL; from the coding sequence ATGTACCTCAACGGAGACGCCCGCGCACAGATGACTTACGACGCCATTGTGGTAGGTTCGGGCATCAGCGGCGGCTGGGCTGCCAAGGAATTGTGCGAACAAGGCCTGCGAACGCTGGTTCTGGAACGTGGCCGGATGGTCAAACACGTTGAGGATTACCCGACGGCCATGCTGAATCCGTGGGACCTGCCCCACCGCAACAAACTGTCGCCGGAATTCCGGGAAGCCAACCCGGTCGCGACCAAGTGCTACGCGCTGGACGAGGCCACCCGTCATTTCTTCACTCCCGACGCCGACCAGCCGTACGTTCAGGAGAAACCTTTCGACTGGATTCGGGCCTACCAGGTGGGCGGCAAATCGCTGCTCTGGGCGCGGCAAACCCAGCGCTGGAGCCGCTTTGAATTCGAGAACCCCGCCCGCGACGGCTACGCCGAATGGCCGATTGGCTATCAGGACATCGCGCCCTGGTACAGCCATGTCGAGAAATTTGTCGGCATCAGCGGCAACAAAGACGGGCTGGAAACACTGCCCGACGGCGAATTTCTGCCGCCCTGGCAGATGAACTGCGTCGAAAAAGAGATTGCGCAGCGCATCCGGGCCACCTACCCGGATCGTTATCCCATTATCGGCCGGTGCGCGCACCTGACCAAGCCGCAGGCGGTTCACCTGCAACAGGGCCGCGGACAATGCCAGGCCCGGCACCTGTGCTACCGGGGCTGTCCGTTCGGCGGGTATTTCAGTTCCAACTCTGCGACGCTTCCGTGGGCGGCCAAAACGGGCAAACTGACCATCCGACCGGATTCGGTGGTGCACAGCATCATTTACGACGAACAGAAAGGCCGCGCCACCGGCGTCCGCATTCTGGATGCCAAAACGAAGCAGATGCAGGAATACTACGCTCGCATCATCTTCGTCAACGCCGCCTGTCTGAATACCAATCTGATTCTGCTTAATTCCACCTCAAAGCGTTTTCCGAACGGGCTCGGCAACGACAACGGGCTGCTTGGCCGGTACGTGGGTTTTCATAATTACCGGGGAAATGTCGGGGCGATTTACGAAGGGCACGAAGACAAACATTACTACGGCCGTCGCCCAACGCAGGTGTTTTTGCCCAACTTCCGGAACGTGCATAAGCAGGACGCGGAGTTCATCGGCAGCTACATGTCGTATTTCGGCGCGGCCCGCAAAAGCTGGCAATCCAACGCTGCTAAGGAGGGTTTCGGGGCCGAGTGGAAAGACAGCATCAGCCGCCCGAGCGGACCGTGGAGCGTATTCATGGGCATGCAGGGCGAAACGCTTCCGAAATACGATAACCACGTCCGCCTGAACGTCGACCAGAAAGACCCGTACGGCCTGCCTACGCTCGTGACTTCCATCGGCTACGACGATAATGACTTGAAACAGATGAAGGACTTTATCACCCAGGCGTCGGAGATGCTGGAAAAAGCGGGCTGCAAGAACATTCACTCGTACGACGACAAGCGAAATCCGGGTCTGGACATTCACGAAATGGGCGGCGTCCGGATGGGTAAAGACCCCAAAACGTCGCTGCTCAACCAATGGAACCAGCTGCACCACTGCAAAAACGTGTTTGTCACGGATGGCGCGGCGATGACGTCGATGGGCAACCAGAACCCGTCGATCACCTTCATGGCGCTTACGGCCCGGGCGGCGGACTTTGCGGTGAAAGAGATGAAAAAGAAGAATTTATAA